The nucleotide window GGGTGACGGGAGCGCTCACGGGCGGACCTCCTGGAGGGGCTGGGCGGGCGCGGCGGAGGGCCGGCCGGGATCGTCGTGGTTGAGGACCAGGTGCAGGACGGCCATGCGCACGGACACGCCGTTGGCCACCTGCTCGAGGGCCGTGTTGCGGGGCGAGTCGGCCGCCGCGGGGCAGATCTCGAGGCCCCGGTTCATCGGCCCCGGGTGCATCACGAGCGGCTGCGCGAGGCGGCCGCCGCGCTGGGCGGAGAGCCGCGCGAACCGGTCCGCGGTCAGGCCCCACGAACGGGTGTACTCCCCCGCGGAGGGGAAGAACGCGCCGCCCATGCGCTCAGCCTGCACGCGCAGCATCATGACGGCGTCGGGGGCGGCGGCGAGGGCCTCGTCCAGCGAGTAGGTGACGCGGCACGGCCACGCGTCCACGCCGACGGGCAGGAGGGTGGGCGGCGCGGCGAGGGTGACCTCCGCCCCCAGCGTGGTCAGGAGCCAGACGTTGGAGCGGGCCACGCGGGAGTGCAGGATGTCCCCCACGATCACCACGTGCATGCCGGCCAGGTCAGTGCCCGTGGGCGCCGCGCCGGTCTCGGCGGCCAGGTGGCGGCGCAGCGTGAAGGCGTCCAGCAGCGCCTGCGTGGGGTGCTCGTGGGTGCCGTCGCCGGCGTTCACCACGGCCGAGCCGACCCAGCCGGAGTCGGCCAGCTGACGGGCCGCGCCGGAGGACCAGTGGCGCATGACGATCGCGTCCGCGCCGATCGCCTCGAGCGTCTGGACGGTGTCCTTGAGGGACTCGCCCTTGGAGACGGAGGAGCCCTTCGCGGAGAAGTTGATCACGTCCGCCGAGAGGCGCTTGGCGGCCGCCTCGAAGGAGATGCGCGTCCGGGTGGAGTCCTCGAAGAAGAGGTTCACCACGGTGCGGCCGCGCAGGGCGGGCAGCTTCTTGACCTCGCGCTCGTTGACGGCCGCCATCTCCTCGGCGGTGTCCAGCACGGCGAGGGCGTCTGCGCGGCTGAGGTCGGCGGTGGAGAGCAGGTGGCGCACGGCTCAGGCCTCCGTGCCGGCGGGCGCGGACGGGGCGTCGGCGATGCTCACGGTGTCTTCGACGACCTCCCCGGTGCCCGCGGGGCCGTCCACCTCCGTGAGGCGGACCTGCACGCGCTCGGCGGTGGAGGTCGGAAGGTTCTTTCCCACGAAGTCCGCCCGGATCGGCAGCTCGCGGTGCCCGCGGTCCACGAGGACGGCGAGCCGGACGGCGGCGGGGCGGCCCAGGTCGGCGATCGCGTCGAGCGCGGCGCGGACGGTGCGCCCGGAGAAGAGGACGTCGTCCACGAGCACGACGACGGCGTCGTCGAGGGGGTGGGCGGGCAGGCGCGTGGGGGCCGGGGTGCGGGCTGCGCTGCGGCGCAGGTCGTCCCGGTACAGGGTGACGTCCACATCGCCGACGCAGGCCTCGGGGTCGAAGCCCGGGTCGATGCGGTGCAGCACCGCGCCCAGGCGGTGCGCCAGCGGGACGCCGCGGCGCGGGATCCCCATCAGCACGAGGGAGTCCGCGCCCTTGTTGGACTCGAGGATCTCATGGGCGATCCGGGTCAGGGCCCGGTCGATCTCGGCCGCGGTCAGCACGGTCCGGGCAGCACGAGGTGCGGTGGGAGCTCGTCCCATCCGGCGCCTCCTTCCCCGCCTCACAGGACGGTCGTTAAAGGATGCGAAAGGGGTGTGTCCGACGGTCGGGGGCACCGTCCGCGGGCGAGTCCGACTCTACCAGTGGGGCCCGCGCGGGACGCCCGATGACGGCCCGCGCGGGCCTCGCGTCGGGTGTGATCCGCGTCCCGCTCAGGCGAGCAGCGTCGGCTTCACCTGCTGGAGACGGCCGAGGAGGCCGTTGACGAACTCCGGGGAGTCGTCCGTGGAGAGCTGCGCGGCCAGGGCCACGGCCTCGGACACGGCGACGGCGTCCGGCACGTCGTCCTGGAACAGCAGCTCCCACGCGCAGGATCGCGCGGTCCACGGCGGGCATGCGGTCCAGGCTCCAGCCGCGGGAGTACGAGGTCAGGGCCTCGTCCAGGCGCTCCTGGTCGGCGATGACGCCCTCGACGAGCAGCTGCGTGTAGGCGTTCACCTGCAGGTCGGTCTGGGAGCGCCGGGTCTCGATGCCCTGGAGCACGGTGGTCCCGCGCTGCTCGGCCTCGAAGAGGATCTCCACCGCCCGCTGCCGGGAGCGGCTGCGCGCCGTGGTCCCCCGCTTGGCGCCGGGGGCGGAGGCGGCATCAGTCATTGACGCGGCCCAGGTAGTCGCCGTTGCGGGTGTCCACCTTGACGCGGGTGCCCTGCTCCACGAACAGCGGGACCTGGATCTCGGCACCGGTCTCCACGGTGGCGGGCTTGGTGCCCGCGGAGGAGCGGTCGCCCTGCAGGCCCGGCTCGGTGTAGGTGATCTCCAGGACCACGGACGCCGGCATCTCGAGGTACAGCGGGGTGCCCTCGTTGAGGGCGATGACCACCTGGGTGTTCTCGAGCATGTACTTCGCGGCGTCGCCCACCACGGCGGCCGGGACGGTGATCTGGTCGTAGGTCTTCGTGTCCATGAACACGTAGTCCGTGCCGTCCTGGTACAGGTACTGGTAGTCCGAGCGGTCCACGATGGCGAACTCCACCTTGGTGCCCGCGTTGAAGGTCTTGTCCACGACCTTGCCGCTGGTGATGTTGCGCATCTTGGTGCGCACGAACGCCCCGCCCTTGCCGGGCTTCACGTGCTGGAACTCGATGACGTTCCAGAGCTGGCCCTCCAGCTTCAGGACGGAGCCGTTCTTGATGTCATTGGTCGTTGCCACGAAGGTCTCCCGGTGCCTGGGGCGGGCGCGCAGCGGCCCGCCGGTCTTCTCAGTCGTTGATTGCGCGTGCCAGTCTACGCAGTGCACGCCCCCGGCCCGTCCTGCAGGAGGGACCGGGCCGCCTCACTCCGCGATCTCCTGGTACGCCGCGAAGAGCAGCGAGGCGTCCGGGACGTCCACCGTCACGGGGCTGGCCAGCCCGTCGAGCAGAACGAAGCGCAGCTGGTCCCCGCGGTTCTTCTTGTCCCGGCGGATGCCCTCGAGGAGGGTCTGCCAGCGGTCGCCGCGGTAGGACACCGGCAGGCCCAGGGACTGCAGCACGGCCCAGTGGCGGTCCGCGGTGGCGTCGTCCAGCCGGCCCAGGGAGCGGGCCAGCTCGGCCGCGAACACGAGGCCGACGGACACGGCTGCGCCGTGGCGCCACTGGTAGCGCTCGGCGTGCTCGATCGCGTGGCCCATGGTGTGCCCGTAGTTGAGGGCCTCCCGCGGACCGGACTCGCGCAGGTCCCGGGAGACCACCTCGGCCTTGACCCGGATGGCGCGCTCGATCAGCTCCCGCAGGCGCGGCGAGTGGGGGTTCTGCGCCTGGGCCGGGTCCTCCTCGATCAGCTCGAGGATCGCCGGGTCCGCGATGAACCCGCACTTGACCACCTCGGCCAGGCCCGAGATGAGCTCGTTGGCCGGCAGCGTCAGGAGGGTGTCGAGGTCCGCCAGCACGCCGGCGGGCGAGTGGAACGCGCCCACGAGGTTCTTGCCCTCGGCGGTGTTGATGCCGGTCTTGCCGCCCACGGCGGCGTCCACCATGCCCAGCAGGGTGGTGGGCATGTGCACCACGCGCACGCCGCGCAGCCACGTCGCGGCCACGAAGCCCGCCAGGTCGGAGACGGCGCCGCCGCCCACGGAGACGATCGCGTCCGAGCGGGTGAAGTCGTTCTGACCCAGGACCTGCC belongs to Micrococcus sp. 2A and includes:
- a CDS encoding aspartate carbamoyltransferase catalytic subunit produces the protein MRHLLSTADLSRADALAVLDTAEEMAAVNEREVKKLPALRGRTVVNLFFEDSTRTRISFEAAAKRLSADVINFSAKGSSVSKGESLKDTVQTLEAIGADAIVMRHWSSGAARQLADSGWVGSAVVNAGDGTHEHPTQALLDAFTLRRHLAAETGAAPTGTDLAGMHVVIVGDILHSRVARSNVWLLTTLGAEVTLAAPPTLLPVGVDAWPCRVTYSLDEALAAAPDAVMMLRVQAERMGGAFFPSAGEYTRSWGLTADRFARLSAQRGGRLAQPLVMHPGPMNRGLEICPAAADSPRNTALEQVANGVSVRMAVLHLVLNHDDPGRPSAAPAQPLQEVRP
- the aroB gene encoding 3-dehydroquinate synthase, producing MTERHPDPSELDPAGEPGADAPGADRPEDATVIPVGGGHENAAQGGYDVVVGRGLLARLPDILGPGVQRVLVVHPRALRATGDVVKTDLEASGLTALTAEIPDAEEGKHLQVAGFCWQVLGQNDFTRSDAIVSVGGGAVSDLAGFVAATWLRGVRVVHMPTTLLGMVDAAVGGKTGINTAEGKNLVGAFHSPAGVLADLDTLLTLPANELISGLAEVVKCGFIADPAILELIEEDPAQAQNPHSPRLRELIERAIRVKAEVVSRDLRESGPREALNYGHTMGHAIEHAERYQWRHGAAVSVGLVFAAELARSLGRLDDATADRHWAVLQSLGLPVSYRGDRWQTLLEGIRRDKKNRGDQLRFVLLDGLASPVTVDVPDASLLFAAYQEIAE
- the pyrR gene encoding bifunctional pyr operon transcriptional regulator/uracil phosphoribosyltransferase PyrR, whose amino-acid sequence is MGRAPTAPRAARTVLTAAEIDRALTRIAHEILESNKGADSLVLMGIPRRGVPLAHRLGAVLHRIDPGFDPEACVGDVDVTLYRDDLRRSAARTPAPTRLPAHPLDDAVVVLVDDVLFSGRTVRAALDAIADLGRPAAVRLAVLVDRGHRELPIRADFVGKNLPTSTAERVQVRLTEVDGPAGTGEVVEDTVSIADAPSAPAGTEA
- the efp gene encoding elongation factor P — its product is MATTNDIKNGSVLKLEGQLWNVIEFQHVKPGKGGAFVRTKMRNITSGKVVDKTFNAGTKVEFAIVDRSDYQYLYQDGTDYVFMDTKTYDQITVPAAVVGDAAKYMLENTQVVIALNEGTPLYLEMPASVVLEITYTEPGLQGDRSSAGTKPATVETGAEIQVPLFVEQGTRVKVDTRNGDYLGRVND